A genomic window from Ursus arctos isolate Adak ecotype North America unplaced genomic scaffold, UrsArc2.0 scaffold_25, whole genome shotgun sequence includes:
- the ASPG gene encoding 60 kDa lysophospholipase isoform X3, with amino-acid sequence MAPAGSEEPVVTTVLSSFHGFGVDRQPPFKPASPDQRVIYRVLECQPLFDSSDMTITEWVQIAQTIERHYGQYDGFVVIHGTDTMAFAASVLSFVLENLQKPVILTGAQVPIHALWNDGRENLLGALLMAGQYAIPEVCLFFQNQLFRGNRVTKVDSRRFAAFCSPNLPPLAVVGTDVTINRELVRKARGKAPLVVHSCMERDVGLLRLYPGIPAALVRAFLQPPLKGLVMETFGSGNGPTKPDLLRELQAAAERGLVIVNCTHCLQGAVTSDYAAGMAMAGAGIVSGSDMTSEAALAKLSYVLGQPGLSLDGRKELLARDLRGEMTLPAGAEGWPSLSHSTLGRGVAQLLTLSQEADAVRDAVVPSLACAAAHAGNLEVLQALVELGSDLSLENFNGQTPLHAAARGGQAGAVTMLLRRGVDVDPRDEDGMSPLLLAVKGRHWGVIELLRAAGACLSPGELEDAGTELCRLASRADLEGLQSWWQAGADLGRPGYDGRSALLVAEATGNLEVVTFLQSLQGEAGAQAPGPGTL; translated from the exons ATGGCCCCAGCAGGGTCCGAGGAGCCTGTGGTCACCACTGTTCTCTCAAGCTTTCATGGCTTTGGAGTTGACCGACAGCCCCCTTTCAA GCCCGCCAGCCCCGACCAGAGAGTCATCTACAGGGTGCTGGAGTGCCAACCCCTATTTGACTCCAGTGACATGACCATCACTGAGTGGGTTCAGATCGCCCAGACCATCGAG AGACACTACGGGCAGTATGATGGGTTCGTGGTCATCCACGGCACTGACACCATGGCCTTTGCGGCCTCCGTGCTCTCCTTTGTGCTGGAGAACCTGCAGAAACCCGTCATCCTCACTGGTGCCCAG GTGCCCATCCATGCCCTGTGGAACGATGGCCGGGAGAACCTGCTGGGGGCCCTGCTCATGGCCGGCCAGTATGCGATCCCCGAG GTCTGCCTATTCTTCCAGAATCAGCTGTTTCGGGGCAATCGGGTCACCAAGGTGGACTCTCGCAGGTTCGCGGCCTTCTGCTCCCCCAACCTGCCCCCTCTGGCAGTCGTGGGCACTGACGTCACAA TCAACCGGGAGCTGGTGCGGAAGGCCCGGGGGAAGGCCCCGCTGGTGGTGCACAGCTGCATGGAACGGGACGTGGGCCTGCTGCGCCTCTACCCCGGGATCCCCGCGGCCCTG GTCCGGGCCTTCCTGCAGCCCCCCCTGAAGGGCTTGGTCATGGAGACGTTCGGCTCAGGCAACGGGCCCACCAAGCCGGACCTGCTGCGGGAGCTGCAGGCCGCGGCTGAGCGAGGCCTCGTCATCGTCAACTGCACTCACTGTCTGCAGGGTGCTGTGACCTCCGACTACGCAGCTGGCATG GCCATGGCAGGAGCTGGCATCGTCTCCGGCTCCGACATGACATCGGAGGCCGCCCTGGCCAAGCTGTCCTATGTGCTGGGCCAGCCCGGGCTGAGCCTGGACGGCAGGAAGGAG ctgctggccAGGGACCTTCGGGGGGAGATGACGCTGCCTGCGGGGGCCGAGGGCTGGCCCTCACTGAGTCACAGCACGCTGGGCCGGGGGGTTGCCCAGCTCCTCACTCTGAGCCAG GAGGCCGATGCTGTCCGGGACGCTGTGGTGCCTAGCCTGGCCTGTGCTGCGGCCCACGCTGGCAACCTGGAGGTGTTGCAGGCACTTGTGGAGCTG GGCAGTGACCTGAGCCTAGAGAACTTTAACGGTCAAACTCCTCTGCACGCGGCCGCCCGGGGAGGCCAGGCGGGGGCGGTCACCATGCTGCTGCGGAGAGGGGTGGATGTGGACCCCCGAGATGAGGACGGAATGAGCCCGTTGCTGCTGGCCGTGAAGGGCAG GCATTGGGGTGTCATTGAGCTGCTGCGGGCAGCTGGGGCCTGCCTGTCCCCTGGGGAGCTGGAGGACGCAGGGACAGAGCTGTGCAG GCTGGCGTCCAGAGCAGACCTTGAAGGCCTTCAGTCCTGGTGGCAGGCGGGGGCTGACCTGGGCCGCCCGGGCTACGACGGGCGCAGTGCCCTGCTTGTC GCAGAAGCCACTGGGAATCTGGAAGTGGTGACCTTTCTGCAGAGCCTCCAGGGTGAGGCCGgtgcccaggccccaggccca GGCACTCTGTGA
- the ASPG gene encoding 60 kDa lysophospholipase isoform X6: MARALGPERRLLAVYTGGTIGMRSEQGVLVPGSGLAAVLRTLPMFHDEEHARACGLPENTLVLPPASPDQRVIYRVLECQPLFDSSDMTITEWVQIAQTIEVCLFFQNQLFRGNRVTKVDSRRFAAFCSPNLPPLAVVGTDVTINRELVRKARGKAPLVVHSCMERDVGLLRLYPGIPAALVRAFLQPPLKGLVMETFGSGNGPTKPDLLRELQAAAERGLVIVNCTHCLQGAVTSDYAAGMAMAGAGIVSGSDMTSEAALAKLSYVLGQPGLSLDGRKELLARDLRGEMTLPAGAEGWPSLSHSTLGRGVAQLLTLSQEADAVRDAVVPSLACAAAHAGNLEVLQALVELGSDLSLENFNGQTPLHAAARGGQAGAVTMLLRRGVDVDPRDEDGMSPLLLAVKGRHWGVIELLRAAGACLSPGELEDAGTELCRLASRADLEGLQSWWQAGADLGRPGYDGRSALLVGTL; the protein is encoded by the exons ATGGCGCGTGCGCTGGGGCCTGAACGGCGGCTCCTGGCCGTCTACACCGGCGGTACTATCGGCATGCGGAGCGAGCAGGGCG TGCTCGTCCCTGGGAGCGGTCTGGCTGCTGTCCTGAGGACGCTGCCCATGTTCCATGATGAAGAGCACGCCCGGGCCTGTGGCCTCCCTGAGAACACGCTGGTGCTGCC GCCCGCCAGCCCCGACCAGAGAGTCATCTACAGGGTGCTGGAGTGCCAACCCCTATTTGACTCCAGTGACATGACCATCACTGAGTGGGTTCAGATCGCCCAGACCATCGAG GTCTGCCTATTCTTCCAGAATCAGCTGTTTCGGGGCAATCGGGTCACCAAGGTGGACTCTCGCAGGTTCGCGGCCTTCTGCTCCCCCAACCTGCCCCCTCTGGCAGTCGTGGGCACTGACGTCACAA TCAACCGGGAGCTGGTGCGGAAGGCCCGGGGGAAGGCCCCGCTGGTGGTGCACAGCTGCATGGAACGGGACGTGGGCCTGCTGCGCCTCTACCCCGGGATCCCCGCGGCCCTG GTCCGGGCCTTCCTGCAGCCCCCCCTGAAGGGCTTGGTCATGGAGACGTTCGGCTCAGGCAACGGGCCCACCAAGCCGGACCTGCTGCGGGAGCTGCAGGCCGCGGCTGAGCGAGGCCTCGTCATCGTCAACTGCACTCACTGTCTGCAGGGTGCTGTGACCTCCGACTACGCAGCTGGCATG GCCATGGCAGGAGCTGGCATCGTCTCCGGCTCCGACATGACATCGGAGGCCGCCCTGGCCAAGCTGTCCTATGTGCTGGGCCAGCCCGGGCTGAGCCTGGACGGCAGGAAGGAG ctgctggccAGGGACCTTCGGGGGGAGATGACGCTGCCTGCGGGGGCCGAGGGCTGGCCCTCACTGAGTCACAGCACGCTGGGCCGGGGGGTTGCCCAGCTCCTCACTCTGAGCCAG GAGGCCGATGCTGTCCGGGACGCTGTGGTGCCTAGCCTGGCCTGTGCTGCGGCCCACGCTGGCAACCTGGAGGTGTTGCAGGCACTTGTGGAGCTG GGCAGTGACCTGAGCCTAGAGAACTTTAACGGTCAAACTCCTCTGCACGCGGCCGCCCGGGGAGGCCAGGCGGGGGCGGTCACCATGCTGCTGCGGAGAGGGGTGGATGTGGACCCCCGAGATGAGGACGGAATGAGCCCGTTGCTGCTGGCCGTGAAGGGCAG GCATTGGGGTGTCATTGAGCTGCTGCGGGCAGCTGGGGCCTGCCTGTCCCCTGGGGAGCTGGAGGACGCAGGGACAGAGCTGTGCAG GCTGGCGTCCAGAGCAGACCTTGAAGGCCTTCAGTCCTGGTGGCAGGCGGGGGCTGACCTGGGCCGCCCGGGCTACGACGGGCGCAGTGCCCTGCTTGTC GGCACTCTGTGA
- the ASPG gene encoding 60 kDa lysophospholipase isoform X2: protein MARALGPERRLLAVYTGGTIGMRSEQGVLVPGSGLAAVLRTLPMFHDEEHARACGLPENTLVLPPASPDQRVIYRVLECQPLFDSSDMTITEWVQIAQTIERHYGQYDGFVVIHGTDTMAFAASVLSFVLENLQKPVILTGAQVPIHALWNDGRENLLGALLMAGQYAIPEVCLFFQNQLFRGNRVTKVDSRRFAAFCSPNLPPLAVVGTDVTINRELVRKARGKAPLVVHSCMERDVGLLRLYPGIPAALVRAFLQPPLKGLVMETFGSGNGPTKPDLLRELQAAAERGLVIVNCTHCLQGAVTSDYAAGMAMAGAGIVSGSDMTSEAALAKLSYVLGQPGLSLDGRKELLARDLRGEMTLPAGAEGWPSLSHSTLGRGVAQLLTLSQEADAVRDAVVPSLACAAAHAGNLEVLQALVELGSDLSLENFNGQTPLHAAARGGQAGAVTMLLRRGVDVDPRDEDGMSPLLLAVKGRHWGVIELLRAAGACLSPGELEDAGTELCRLASRADLEGLQSWWQAGADLGRPGYDGRSALLVGTL, encoded by the exons ATGGCGCGTGCGCTGGGGCCTGAACGGCGGCTCCTGGCCGTCTACACCGGCGGTACTATCGGCATGCGGAGCGAGCAGGGCG TGCTCGTCCCTGGGAGCGGTCTGGCTGCTGTCCTGAGGACGCTGCCCATGTTCCATGATGAAGAGCACGCCCGGGCCTGTGGCCTCCCTGAGAACACGCTGGTGCTGCC GCCCGCCAGCCCCGACCAGAGAGTCATCTACAGGGTGCTGGAGTGCCAACCCCTATTTGACTCCAGTGACATGACCATCACTGAGTGGGTTCAGATCGCCCAGACCATCGAG AGACACTACGGGCAGTATGATGGGTTCGTGGTCATCCACGGCACTGACACCATGGCCTTTGCGGCCTCCGTGCTCTCCTTTGTGCTGGAGAACCTGCAGAAACCCGTCATCCTCACTGGTGCCCAG GTGCCCATCCATGCCCTGTGGAACGATGGCCGGGAGAACCTGCTGGGGGCCCTGCTCATGGCCGGCCAGTATGCGATCCCCGAG GTCTGCCTATTCTTCCAGAATCAGCTGTTTCGGGGCAATCGGGTCACCAAGGTGGACTCTCGCAGGTTCGCGGCCTTCTGCTCCCCCAACCTGCCCCCTCTGGCAGTCGTGGGCACTGACGTCACAA TCAACCGGGAGCTGGTGCGGAAGGCCCGGGGGAAGGCCCCGCTGGTGGTGCACAGCTGCATGGAACGGGACGTGGGCCTGCTGCGCCTCTACCCCGGGATCCCCGCGGCCCTG GTCCGGGCCTTCCTGCAGCCCCCCCTGAAGGGCTTGGTCATGGAGACGTTCGGCTCAGGCAACGGGCCCACCAAGCCGGACCTGCTGCGGGAGCTGCAGGCCGCGGCTGAGCGAGGCCTCGTCATCGTCAACTGCACTCACTGTCTGCAGGGTGCTGTGACCTCCGACTACGCAGCTGGCATG GCCATGGCAGGAGCTGGCATCGTCTCCGGCTCCGACATGACATCGGAGGCCGCCCTGGCCAAGCTGTCCTATGTGCTGGGCCAGCCCGGGCTGAGCCTGGACGGCAGGAAGGAG ctgctggccAGGGACCTTCGGGGGGAGATGACGCTGCCTGCGGGGGCCGAGGGCTGGCCCTCACTGAGTCACAGCACGCTGGGCCGGGGGGTTGCCCAGCTCCTCACTCTGAGCCAG GAGGCCGATGCTGTCCGGGACGCTGTGGTGCCTAGCCTGGCCTGTGCTGCGGCCCACGCTGGCAACCTGGAGGTGTTGCAGGCACTTGTGGAGCTG GGCAGTGACCTGAGCCTAGAGAACTTTAACGGTCAAACTCCTCTGCACGCGGCCGCCCGGGGAGGCCAGGCGGGGGCGGTCACCATGCTGCTGCGGAGAGGGGTGGATGTGGACCCCCGAGATGAGGACGGAATGAGCCCGTTGCTGCTGGCCGTGAAGGGCAG GCATTGGGGTGTCATTGAGCTGCTGCGGGCAGCTGGGGCCTGCCTGTCCCCTGGGGAGCTGGAGGACGCAGGGACAGAGCTGTGCAG GCTGGCGTCCAGAGCAGACCTTGAAGGCCTTCAGTCCTGGTGGCAGGCGGGGGCTGACCTGGGCCGCCCGGGCTACGACGGGCGCAGTGCCCTGCTTGTC GGCACTCTGTGA
- the ASPG gene encoding 60 kDa lysophospholipase isoform X1, which translates to MARALGPERRLLAVYTGGTIGMRSEQGVLVPGSGLAAVLRTLPMFHDEEHARACGLPENTLVLPPASPDQRVIYRVLECQPLFDSSDMTITEWVQIAQTIERHYGQYDGFVVIHGTDTMAFAASVLSFVLENLQKPVILTGAQVPIHALWNDGRENLLGALLMAGQYAIPEVCLFFQNQLFRGNRVTKVDSRRFAAFCSPNLPPLAVVGTDVTINRELVRKARGKAPLVVHSCMERDVGLLRLYPGIPAALVRAFLQPPLKGLVMETFGSGNGPTKPDLLRELQAAAERGLVIVNCTHCLQGAVTSDYAAGMAMAGAGIVSGSDMTSEAALAKLSYVLGQPGLSLDGRKELLARDLRGEMTLPAGAEGWPSLSHSTLGRGVAQLLTLSQEADAVRDAVVPSLACAAAHAGNLEVLQALVELGSDLSLENFNGQTPLHAAARGGQAGAVTMLLRRGVDVDPRDEDGMSPLLLAVKGRHWGVIELLRAAGACLSPGELEDAGTELCRLASRADLEGLQSWWQAGADLGRPGYDGRSALLVAEATGNLEVVTFLQSLQGEAGAQAPGPGTL; encoded by the exons ATGGCGCGTGCGCTGGGGCCTGAACGGCGGCTCCTGGCCGTCTACACCGGCGGTACTATCGGCATGCGGAGCGAGCAGGGCG TGCTCGTCCCTGGGAGCGGTCTGGCTGCTGTCCTGAGGACGCTGCCCATGTTCCATGATGAAGAGCACGCCCGGGCCTGTGGCCTCCCTGAGAACACGCTGGTGCTGCC GCCCGCCAGCCCCGACCAGAGAGTCATCTACAGGGTGCTGGAGTGCCAACCCCTATTTGACTCCAGTGACATGACCATCACTGAGTGGGTTCAGATCGCCCAGACCATCGAG AGACACTACGGGCAGTATGATGGGTTCGTGGTCATCCACGGCACTGACACCATGGCCTTTGCGGCCTCCGTGCTCTCCTTTGTGCTGGAGAACCTGCAGAAACCCGTCATCCTCACTGGTGCCCAG GTGCCCATCCATGCCCTGTGGAACGATGGCCGGGAGAACCTGCTGGGGGCCCTGCTCATGGCCGGCCAGTATGCGATCCCCGAG GTCTGCCTATTCTTCCAGAATCAGCTGTTTCGGGGCAATCGGGTCACCAAGGTGGACTCTCGCAGGTTCGCGGCCTTCTGCTCCCCCAACCTGCCCCCTCTGGCAGTCGTGGGCACTGACGTCACAA TCAACCGGGAGCTGGTGCGGAAGGCCCGGGGGAAGGCCCCGCTGGTGGTGCACAGCTGCATGGAACGGGACGTGGGCCTGCTGCGCCTCTACCCCGGGATCCCCGCGGCCCTG GTCCGGGCCTTCCTGCAGCCCCCCCTGAAGGGCTTGGTCATGGAGACGTTCGGCTCAGGCAACGGGCCCACCAAGCCGGACCTGCTGCGGGAGCTGCAGGCCGCGGCTGAGCGAGGCCTCGTCATCGTCAACTGCACTCACTGTCTGCAGGGTGCTGTGACCTCCGACTACGCAGCTGGCATG GCCATGGCAGGAGCTGGCATCGTCTCCGGCTCCGACATGACATCGGAGGCCGCCCTGGCCAAGCTGTCCTATGTGCTGGGCCAGCCCGGGCTGAGCCTGGACGGCAGGAAGGAG ctgctggccAGGGACCTTCGGGGGGAGATGACGCTGCCTGCGGGGGCCGAGGGCTGGCCCTCACTGAGTCACAGCACGCTGGGCCGGGGGGTTGCCCAGCTCCTCACTCTGAGCCAG GAGGCCGATGCTGTCCGGGACGCTGTGGTGCCTAGCCTGGCCTGTGCTGCGGCCCACGCTGGCAACCTGGAGGTGTTGCAGGCACTTGTGGAGCTG GGCAGTGACCTGAGCCTAGAGAACTTTAACGGTCAAACTCCTCTGCACGCGGCCGCCCGGGGAGGCCAGGCGGGGGCGGTCACCATGCTGCTGCGGAGAGGGGTGGATGTGGACCCCCGAGATGAGGACGGAATGAGCCCGTTGCTGCTGGCCGTGAAGGGCAG GCATTGGGGTGTCATTGAGCTGCTGCGGGCAGCTGGGGCCTGCCTGTCCCCTGGGGAGCTGGAGGACGCAGGGACAGAGCTGTGCAG GCTGGCGTCCAGAGCAGACCTTGAAGGCCTTCAGTCCTGGTGGCAGGCGGGGGCTGACCTGGGCCGCCCGGGCTACGACGGGCGCAGTGCCCTGCTTGTC GCAGAAGCCACTGGGAATCTGGAAGTGGTGACCTTTCTGCAGAGCCTCCAGGGTGAGGCCGgtgcccaggccccaggccca GGCACTCTGTGA
- the ASPG gene encoding 60 kDa lysophospholipase isoform X5: MARALGPERRLLAVYTGGTIGMRSEQGVLVPGSGLAAVLRTLPMFHDEEHARACGLPENTLVLPPASPDQRVIYRVLECQPLFDSSDMTITEWVQIAQTIEVCLFFQNQLFRGNRVTKVDSRRFAAFCSPNLPPLAVVGTDVTINRELVRKARGKAPLVVHSCMERDVGLLRLYPGIPAALVRAFLQPPLKGLVMETFGSGNGPTKPDLLRELQAAAERGLVIVNCTHCLQGAVTSDYAAGMAMAGAGIVSGSDMTSEAALAKLSYVLGQPGLSLDGRKELLARDLRGEMTLPAGAEGWPSLSHSTLGRGVAQLLTLSQEADAVRDAVVPSLACAAAHAGNLEVLQALVELGSDLSLENFNGQTPLHAAARGGQAGAVTMLLRRGVDVDPRDEDGMSPLLLAVKGRHWGVIELLRAAGACLSPGELEDAGTELCRLASRADLEGLQSWWQAGADLGRPGYDGRSALLVAEATGNLEVVTFLQSLQGEAGAQAPGPGTL, encoded by the exons ATGGCGCGTGCGCTGGGGCCTGAACGGCGGCTCCTGGCCGTCTACACCGGCGGTACTATCGGCATGCGGAGCGAGCAGGGCG TGCTCGTCCCTGGGAGCGGTCTGGCTGCTGTCCTGAGGACGCTGCCCATGTTCCATGATGAAGAGCACGCCCGGGCCTGTGGCCTCCCTGAGAACACGCTGGTGCTGCC GCCCGCCAGCCCCGACCAGAGAGTCATCTACAGGGTGCTGGAGTGCCAACCCCTATTTGACTCCAGTGACATGACCATCACTGAGTGGGTTCAGATCGCCCAGACCATCGAG GTCTGCCTATTCTTCCAGAATCAGCTGTTTCGGGGCAATCGGGTCACCAAGGTGGACTCTCGCAGGTTCGCGGCCTTCTGCTCCCCCAACCTGCCCCCTCTGGCAGTCGTGGGCACTGACGTCACAA TCAACCGGGAGCTGGTGCGGAAGGCCCGGGGGAAGGCCCCGCTGGTGGTGCACAGCTGCATGGAACGGGACGTGGGCCTGCTGCGCCTCTACCCCGGGATCCCCGCGGCCCTG GTCCGGGCCTTCCTGCAGCCCCCCCTGAAGGGCTTGGTCATGGAGACGTTCGGCTCAGGCAACGGGCCCACCAAGCCGGACCTGCTGCGGGAGCTGCAGGCCGCGGCTGAGCGAGGCCTCGTCATCGTCAACTGCACTCACTGTCTGCAGGGTGCTGTGACCTCCGACTACGCAGCTGGCATG GCCATGGCAGGAGCTGGCATCGTCTCCGGCTCCGACATGACATCGGAGGCCGCCCTGGCCAAGCTGTCCTATGTGCTGGGCCAGCCCGGGCTGAGCCTGGACGGCAGGAAGGAG ctgctggccAGGGACCTTCGGGGGGAGATGACGCTGCCTGCGGGGGCCGAGGGCTGGCCCTCACTGAGTCACAGCACGCTGGGCCGGGGGGTTGCCCAGCTCCTCACTCTGAGCCAG GAGGCCGATGCTGTCCGGGACGCTGTGGTGCCTAGCCTGGCCTGTGCTGCGGCCCACGCTGGCAACCTGGAGGTGTTGCAGGCACTTGTGGAGCTG GGCAGTGACCTGAGCCTAGAGAACTTTAACGGTCAAACTCCTCTGCACGCGGCCGCCCGGGGAGGCCAGGCGGGGGCGGTCACCATGCTGCTGCGGAGAGGGGTGGATGTGGACCCCCGAGATGAGGACGGAATGAGCCCGTTGCTGCTGGCCGTGAAGGGCAG GCATTGGGGTGTCATTGAGCTGCTGCGGGCAGCTGGGGCCTGCCTGTCCCCTGGGGAGCTGGAGGACGCAGGGACAGAGCTGTGCAG GCTGGCGTCCAGAGCAGACCTTGAAGGCCTTCAGTCCTGGTGGCAGGCGGGGGCTGACCTGGGCCGCCCGGGCTACGACGGGCGCAGTGCCCTGCTTGTC GCAGAAGCCACTGGGAATCTGGAAGTGGTGACCTTTCTGCAGAGCCTCCAGGGTGAGGCCGgtgcccaggccccaggccca GGCACTCTGTGA
- the ASPG gene encoding 60 kDa lysophospholipase isoform X4, which yields MARALGPERRLLAVYTGGTIGMRSEQGVLVPGSGLAAVLRTLPMFHDEEHARACGLPENTLVLPPASPDQRVIYRVLECQPLFDSSDMTITEWVQIAQTIEVPIHALWNDGRENLLGALLMAGQYAIPEVCLFFQNQLFRGNRVTKVDSRRFAAFCSPNLPPLAVVGTDVTINRELVRKARGKAPLVVHSCMERDVGLLRLYPGIPAALVRAFLQPPLKGLVMETFGSGNGPTKPDLLRELQAAAERGLVIVNCTHCLQGAVTSDYAAGMAMAGAGIVSGSDMTSEAALAKLSYVLGQPGLSLDGRKELLARDLRGEMTLPAGAEGWPSLSHSTLGRGVAQLLTLSQEADAVRDAVVPSLACAAAHAGNLEVLQALVELGSDLSLENFNGQTPLHAAARGGQAGAVTMLLRRGVDVDPRDEDGMSPLLLAVKGRHWGVIELLRAAGACLSPGELEDAGTELCRLASRADLEGLQSWWQAGADLGRPGYDGRSALLVAEATGNLEVVTFLQSLQGEAGAQAPGPGTL from the exons ATGGCGCGTGCGCTGGGGCCTGAACGGCGGCTCCTGGCCGTCTACACCGGCGGTACTATCGGCATGCGGAGCGAGCAGGGCG TGCTCGTCCCTGGGAGCGGTCTGGCTGCTGTCCTGAGGACGCTGCCCATGTTCCATGATGAAGAGCACGCCCGGGCCTGTGGCCTCCCTGAGAACACGCTGGTGCTGCC GCCCGCCAGCCCCGACCAGAGAGTCATCTACAGGGTGCTGGAGTGCCAACCCCTATTTGACTCCAGTGACATGACCATCACTGAGTGGGTTCAGATCGCCCAGACCATCGAG GTGCCCATCCATGCCCTGTGGAACGATGGCCGGGAGAACCTGCTGGGGGCCCTGCTCATGGCCGGCCAGTATGCGATCCCCGAG GTCTGCCTATTCTTCCAGAATCAGCTGTTTCGGGGCAATCGGGTCACCAAGGTGGACTCTCGCAGGTTCGCGGCCTTCTGCTCCCCCAACCTGCCCCCTCTGGCAGTCGTGGGCACTGACGTCACAA TCAACCGGGAGCTGGTGCGGAAGGCCCGGGGGAAGGCCCCGCTGGTGGTGCACAGCTGCATGGAACGGGACGTGGGCCTGCTGCGCCTCTACCCCGGGATCCCCGCGGCCCTG GTCCGGGCCTTCCTGCAGCCCCCCCTGAAGGGCTTGGTCATGGAGACGTTCGGCTCAGGCAACGGGCCCACCAAGCCGGACCTGCTGCGGGAGCTGCAGGCCGCGGCTGAGCGAGGCCTCGTCATCGTCAACTGCACTCACTGTCTGCAGGGTGCTGTGACCTCCGACTACGCAGCTGGCATG GCCATGGCAGGAGCTGGCATCGTCTCCGGCTCCGACATGACATCGGAGGCCGCCCTGGCCAAGCTGTCCTATGTGCTGGGCCAGCCCGGGCTGAGCCTGGACGGCAGGAAGGAG ctgctggccAGGGACCTTCGGGGGGAGATGACGCTGCCTGCGGGGGCCGAGGGCTGGCCCTCACTGAGTCACAGCACGCTGGGCCGGGGGGTTGCCCAGCTCCTCACTCTGAGCCAG GAGGCCGATGCTGTCCGGGACGCTGTGGTGCCTAGCCTGGCCTGTGCTGCGGCCCACGCTGGCAACCTGGAGGTGTTGCAGGCACTTGTGGAGCTG GGCAGTGACCTGAGCCTAGAGAACTTTAACGGTCAAACTCCTCTGCACGCGGCCGCCCGGGGAGGCCAGGCGGGGGCGGTCACCATGCTGCTGCGGAGAGGGGTGGATGTGGACCCCCGAGATGAGGACGGAATGAGCCCGTTGCTGCTGGCCGTGAAGGGCAG GCATTGGGGTGTCATTGAGCTGCTGCGGGCAGCTGGGGCCTGCCTGTCCCCTGGGGAGCTGGAGGACGCAGGGACAGAGCTGTGCAG GCTGGCGTCCAGAGCAGACCTTGAAGGCCTTCAGTCCTGGTGGCAGGCGGGGGCTGACCTGGGCCGCCCGGGCTACGACGGGCGCAGTGCCCTGCTTGTC GCAGAAGCCACTGGGAATCTGGAAGTGGTGACCTTTCTGCAGAGCCTCCAGGGTGAGGCCGgtgcccaggccccaggccca GGCACTCTGTGA